A DNA window from Solanum lycopersicum chromosome 3, SLM_r2.1 contains the following coding sequences:
- the LOC101260211 gene encoding LOW QUALITY PROTEIN: 7-deoxyloganetic acid glucosyltransferase (The sequence of the model RefSeq protein was modified relative to this genomic sequence to represent the inferred CDS: substituted 1 base at 1 genomic stop codon) produces the protein MDVMNTRDGLSILYNSLNKIAKLFLREFIVNMNSPVTCLIADGILSMAGDVAQEINLPLIYFRTISACAFWSYFCIPHLIQAGQLPLKENAMDLILTKVKGMENFLRGRDLPSVCRASDVTRPDFRILMTETLQTPRARGLILNTIEDLEGPILSQIQTVCPNVYTIGPVHAHLKAKLATTSTSSNSLWQEDESCMSWLDTQPPKSVIYVSFGSIAGLTKEELLEFXYGLVNSEQKFLWVMRSDLIIGQERKDEIPVELEQGTKARGYMADWVPQEKVLAHKAIGGFLTHSGWNSTLESIVEGVPMICWPRFADQQVNSRFIGEVWKMGLDIKDTCDRDIIAKSVRELMEKRNGEFSQRTEQMASLAKKAINEGGSSCINLDRLIQDIRSVIPPHKQT, from the exons ATGGATGTGATGAATACTCGTGATGGACTATCAATACTCTATAATTCTCTAAACAAAATTGCCAAACTATTTCTTAGAGAATTTATAGTGAATATGAATTCTCCGGTGACATGTCTCATCGCAGATGGAATCTTAAGCATGGCAGGTGATGTAGCGCAAGAAATCAACTTGCCTCTCATCTATTTCCGCACAATCAGTGCCTGTGCCTTTTGGTCCTACTTTTGCATTCCTCACCTAATTCAAGCTGGACAACTTCCCCTCAAAG AAAATGCAATGGATTTGATATTGACGAAGGTAAAAGGCATGGAAAATTTTCTGAGAGGTCGAGACCTTCCAAGCGTTTGTCGGGCGAGTGACGTAACTAGACCGGATTTTAGGATACTAATGACAGAGACGCTACAAACCCCTCGAGCGCGAGGACTCATACTTAACACAATTGAAGATCTTGAAGGCCCCATACTTTCTCAAATTCAAACGGTATGTCCAAATGTTTATACAATTGGACCAGTTCATGCCCATCTAAAGGCTAAACTTGCAACAACATCTACCTCTTCAAACAGTTTGTGGCAAGAAGATGAAAGTTGCATGTCTTGGCTTGACACACAGCCACCAAAATCTGTGATATATGTTAGTTTTGGAAGCATTGCAGGGTTGACAAAAGAAGAGCTACTAGAATTTTAGTATGGTCTAGTGAATAGTGAGCAAAAGTTCTTGTGGGTGATGAGGTCAGACTTGATAATCGGACAAGAGAGAAAAGATGAGATTCCTGTGGAGCTGGAGCAGGGTACAAAGGCAAGGGGCTACATGGCTGATTGGGTTCCACAAGAAAAGGTATTGGCACATAAAGCAATTGGGGGTTTCTTGACTCACTCTGGGTGGAATTCCACATTGGAGAGTATAGTTGAAGGAGTGCCCATGATTTGCTGGCCGAGGTTCGCTGATCAGCAAGTGAATAGTAGATTCATTGGAGAGGTTTGGAAGATGGGACTTGACATAAAAGATACATGTGATAGAGATATCATTGCAAAATCAGTTAGAGAATTGATGGAGAAGAGAAATGGTGAATTCTCGCAAAGAACAGAGCAGATGGCAAGTTTGGCAAAAAAAGCTATCAACGAAGGTGGATCGTCATGCATTAATCTGGACCGTCTTATACAGGACATAAGATCTGTGATTCCGCCACATAAACAGACATGA
- the LOC138347620 gene encoding uncharacterized protein — MEEGESGDGDSKCVYDSDDEMWAENRSKRLHDPLLMKNKNVFEPKKKTEEIHKKRPRKVTSTVSRPTLPKDMNYVIKKIPAHPLRFGATFNFDFVNKIKLSIKDEGVAMFKKTIFGSYLEIPKCNFQGQITKCLLLLEVRHENKDVLHVRHTNGNVLVFGMKEFVIVTGPKCKGNVKDFSYLIPLRAGFYKKNSLIVPQNTCSIAPTQDKVKTLDLPDSQEVNRSSHVYDTSSPPPPKRRKNTDTYKTKGSKTLSKQLKPQLNQSFSMPAEEHTPPANVDSKFEYLVNLIKDNHIEVIMLQIHLMKDMSGKSTLHMVEVSDEEGNDGHQATSPIQMELDVDNQDYTPSVSISPDTREAMNTLIVDLGSLPIHANQQEFIENQSLLSDSQLPIDIPITDIVVQSEINTPHARIRMPSRNCKSPYLTSFGSSEKGKAVMTDVVRLLKAHSKKKASEDKYKSKASSLGFEMMDYVVAFPTNKNWFYAMSQPKNCWIDQHIDVIFCYLRKKLKLRSMDQYRYTTVNCLFSAHINNTHDRYYNNEADDDISTEEHLDRARDVSVHKRSIINVMKGFSIPAGLLWHLVDDVYISINYDGNFHWVLVVVELNKRLICVYDSSLGTRKRVYSDEIKKLSRMLPSYLIDSGLFENNERTNWSVLNSYKDKQTGVPLESHIPFNIEYAEGIMQQEDDSLDCGLYVATFAEFLSDQPVIPPDTDGHLANYLRNRYAALLRRYDSDKVNGGYISDNDDPPKPKGQFTTPTEDDIVNID; from the exons ATGGAAGAGGGTGAATCTGGAGATGGTGACTCTAAATGTGTTTATGATTCCGATGATGAAATGTGGGCTGAGAACAGATCCAAGAGATTGCATGACCCATTATTGATGAAGAACAAGAATGTATTTGAGCCAAAGAAGAAGACTGAAGAGATCCATAAAAAAAGGCCAAGAAAAGTTACATCAACTGTTTCAAGACCCACACTTCCTAAG gacatgaattatgttattaaaaaaattccagCACATCCATTGAGGTTTGGAGCgactttcaattttgattttgtgaataaaatcaaattatcaataaaagatGAAGGCGTTGCAATGTTCAAGAAAACAATTTTTGGATCATATTTGGAAATTCCAAAATGTAATTTCCAGGGTCAGATTACTAAGTGTTTGCTGTTGTTGGAGGTGCGACATGAAAATAAAGATGTACTGCATGTTCGTCATACTAATGGAAATGTATtggtgtttggtatgaaggaattTGTCATTGTAACTGGCCCAAAATGCAAAGGAAATGTTAAGGATTTTTCATATCTAATTCCACTCCGAGCCggtttttacaaaaaaaattccctGATTGTCCCACAG AATACTTGTTCAATTGCACCAACGCAAGATAAGGTGAAAACCCTTGATTTACCTGATAGTCAAGAGGTCAACAGATCATCtcatgtatatgatacatcatcTCCACCACCACCCAAGAGGAGAAAGAATACTGATACATATAAAACAAAGGGTTCGAAAACTTTGTCAAAGCAGTTAAAGCCGCAATTAAATCAGTCATTCTCAATGCCAGCTGAAGAACATACCCCGCCTGCTAAT GTTGACAGCAAATTTGAGTATCTTGTGAATTTGATAAAGGATAATCACATTGAG GTCATTATGTTACAAATTCATTTAATGAAGGATATGAGCGGCAAGTCTACACTGCACATGGTTGAAGTTTCCGATGAAGAAGGCAATGATGGACACCAAGCAACCTCTCCAATACAAATGGAACTTGATGTTGACAATCAG GATTATACACCATCTGTTTCAATATCTCCGGATACACGAGAAGCCATGAATACACTTATTGTTGATCTAGGAAGTCTGCCTATTCATGCAAATCAACAGGAGTTTATCGAAAATCAAAGTTTGCTTTCGGACAGTCAATTACCAATTGATATTCCAATCACAGATATTGTTGTCCAAAGCGAAATAAATACTCCTCATGCACGTATCCGGATGCCCTCGAGAAACTGCAAATCCCCTTATTTAACTTCATTTGGGTCAAGTGAAAAAGGAAAAGCAGTCATGACTGATGTAGTTC GGCTTCTTAAAGCTCATTCAAAAAA GAAAGCATCAGAAGataaatacaaatcaaaagcaTCTTCATTGGGTTTTGAAATGATGGATTATGTCGTTGCTTTTCCGACAAATAAGAATTGGTTTTATGCCATGTCTCAGCCTAAAAACTGTTGGATTGATCAg CACATCGATGTTATTTTTTGCTACCttcgtaaaaaattaaaacttcgAAGCATGGATCAATACAGATACACAACAGTCAATTGTTTGTTCAGCGCACATATCAACAATACCCATGATAGGTATTATAACAATGAGGCTGATGATGATATTAGTACCGAAGAACACCTTGATCGTGCAAGAGATGTATCAGTACATAAGAGGTCAATAATCAACGTCATGAAAGGTTTTTCAATACCAGCTGGATTACTATGGCATCTGGTGGACGATGTTTATATTTCGATCAATTATGATGGAAATTTTCATTGGGTATTAGTTGTGGTTGAATTGAATAAGAGGTTGATATGCGTGTATGACTCTTCTTTGGGCACAAGGAAACGTGTATATTCTGACgagataaaaaaattgtcaaggATGCTACCTTCTTACCTCATTGACAGTGGTTTGTTTGAAAACAATGAGCGGACAAACTGGTCAGTTCTTAATTCATACAAGGACAAACAAACGGGTGTACCTTTAGAGTCACATATTCCTTTCAACATTGAATACGCTGAAGGTATCATGCAACAAGAAGACGATAGCCT GGACTGCGGGTTATACGTAGCTACATTTGCAGAGTTTTTGAGTGACCAACCTGTCATACCACCTGATACTGATGGACATCTTGCAAATTACCTACGCAATAGATATGCAGCATTGTTACGGAGATACGACAGCGACAAGGTCAATGGTGGATACATAAGTGACAATGACGATCCACCAAAGCCTAAGGGTCAATTCACAACACCAACTGAAGATGACATTGTTAACATAGATTAG